From a region of the Paenibacillus lutimineralis genome:
- the fliR gene encoding flagellar biosynthetic protein FliR: MDIILQSASVYMLIFCRMTAFFVVSPVFSSRGVPNSYKIGLSAIIAVFILLIQGTNQAVPSDLSYLLVVIREILIGLLMGYVATLLFTVIQMAGSFIDIQIGFGIVNVLDPVTGSSVPVIGNLKYVFATLIFFSMNGHHYLLDAVIRSYNWIPLSNEVFQRIYNGNLSEFLITTFSQAFMLAFQMAAPLVVALFVTDVALGFLARTAPQFNVFVIGIPLKILVGLAMLLLLIPSFIYAFEHLFEVMFRALHNLFATIGEAPK, translated from the coding sequence ATGGATATTATTTTGCAGAGCGCTTCCGTTTACATGCTGATTTTTTGTCGAATGACAGCCTTTTTTGTAGTTTCACCAGTATTTTCATCACGGGGTGTCCCGAACAGTTACAAGATTGGATTGTCAGCGATCATAGCCGTCTTCATTTTGCTTATACAAGGAACGAATCAGGCGGTGCCCAGCGATCTTAGCTATTTACTGGTTGTGATTCGGGAGATCCTGATCGGGCTCTTAATGGGTTATGTGGCGACCTTGCTGTTCACGGTCATTCAGATGGCTGGTTCTTTTATTGATATACAGATTGGCTTTGGGATCGTTAACGTGCTTGACCCGGTTACGGGCTCAAGTGTACCGGTAATTGGCAACTTGAAGTATGTATTTGCCACGCTGATCTTCTTTAGTATGAACGGCCATCACTATTTGCTTGATGCGGTAATTCGCAGTTACAATTGGATTCCGCTATCAAACGAAGTGTTTCAAAGAATTTACAATGGGAATCTGTCTGAATTTTTGATTACTACGTTCAGTCAGGCATTCATGCTCGCTTTTCAGATGGCTGCACCGCTCGTGGTTGCTCTGTTCGTGACAGATGTGGCCCTGGGGTTCCTGGCCCGAACGGCACCCCAATTCAATGTATTTGTAATCGGCATCCCGCTTAAGATCTTGGTAGGCCTGGCGATGCTGCTTCTCCTGATTCCGAGCTTCATCTATGCGTTTGAGCATTTGTTTGAAGTGATGTTCCGGGCGCTGCACAATTTGTTTGCTACCATCGGAGAGGCGCCGAAGTAA
- the fliQ gene encoding flagellar biosynthesis protein FliQ produces MSSEFIIGLAGQAVYTVLKVSAPMLLIGLTVGLIVSIFQATTQIQEQTLAFIPKIVAVLISLLIFGPWILSTLVDFTYGILNNLANYIS; encoded by the coding sequence ATGAGTTCGGAATTTATTATCGGTTTGGCCGGACAAGCCGTTTATACCGTTCTGAAGGTAAGCGCGCCGATGCTTCTGATAGGTCTAACAGTCGGGCTTATCGTCAGTATATTTCAGGCGACGACGCAGATTCAGGAGCAGACGCTGGCCTTTATTCCAAAAATCGTTGCCGTATTAATTAGCTTGTTAATATTCGGTCCATGGATTCTGTCAACGCTCGTTGATTTCACCTATGGGATTTTGAATAATCTCGCCAATTACATTAGTTAG
- the fliP gene encoding flagellar type III secretion system pore protein FliP (The bacterial flagellar biogenesis protein FliP forms a type III secretion system (T3SS)-type pore required for flagellar assembly.) codes for MKNKVIIISLALMLFSVFAVTVASAAPTDPIPDVNIQIGNSDGAPGTSSLSLILLITVISIAPAILVLMTSFTRIVIVLGFVRNSLGTQQMPPNQVLVGLALFLTLFVMSPTLSTVNEVALQPYIKGEISQTEALDKAAVPMKKFMYSHTRPKDLQLFMSYTKTAKPEKYEDIPISVMVPAFAISELKTAFQMGFLIYIPFLIIDIVVASVLMGMGMMMLPPVMISLPFKILLFVLVDGWYLVIKSLLSSFVT; via the coding sequence ATGAAGAACAAAGTTATTATTATAAGTTTGGCTCTGATGCTCTTTAGTGTCTTTGCTGTGACCGTGGCTTCCGCAGCTCCGACCGATCCGATACCAGATGTGAATATTCAAATCGGCAATTCCGATGGCGCACCGGGTACAAGCTCTCTATCTCTTATACTGCTTATAACAGTCATAAGTATCGCTCCTGCGATTCTAGTACTGATGACCAGTTTTACGAGAATTGTGATCGTGCTCGGCTTCGTTCGAAACTCGCTCGGAACGCAGCAGATGCCCCCTAACCAGGTGCTGGTCGGGCTTGCGCTTTTTTTAACGCTATTTGTCATGAGTCCTACCTTGTCTACTGTAAATGAGGTAGCTCTACAGCCCTATATTAAAGGGGAAATCTCTCAGACTGAAGCGCTGGACAAAGCAGCAGTCCCGATGAAGAAATTTATGTACTCGCATACTAGGCCAAAGGATCTGCAATTGTTCATGAGCTACACGAAGACGGCCAAGCCGGAAAAGTATGAGGATATTCCGATCAGCGTAATGGTACCGGCGTTCGCTATCAGCGAGTTAAAGACAGCGTTCCAAATGGGGTTCCTGATTTACATTCCGTTTCTGATCATCGATATCGTAGTAGCCAGCGTCCTTATGGGGATGGGGATGATGATGCTTCCTCCGGTCATGATCTCGCTGCCGTTTAAGATATTGCTGTTCGTGCTTGTTGACGGTTGGTATCTGGTCATCAAATCGCTGCTTAGCAGTTTTGTTACATAG
- a CDS encoding flagellar biosynthetic protein FliO, protein MMVIVVLAIIIVLIVVLIRFLGRKNRYLSQSRSIRTLGAIGLGPNKSLQVIEIGSSIYLVGVGEDISMVDKISDPEEVILLQQAFEEEGAEFAGLTTVFSGLVSRFRKGNKVQEEELDESAFHEMFHAQLQKMPNRKRQMQELLKDQQQQSTDRLRDS, encoded by the coding sequence ATGATGGTAATCGTTGTTCTGGCCATTATCATTGTCTTAATCGTTGTATTAATCCGTTTTTTAGGCAGGAAGAACCGCTATTTGTCGCAAAGTCGATCGATCCGTACTTTAGGAGCTATCGGTCTCGGGCCCAATAAATCGCTGCAGGTCATTGAGATCGGCAGTAGTATTTATCTGGTTGGTGTAGGTGAGGACATCTCCATGGTCGATAAAATTTCCGACCCTGAAGAAGTCATTCTTTTGCAGCAGGCATTTGAAGAAGAGGGGGCCGAGTTTGCTGGACTGACTACCGTCTTTTCTGGGCTCGTCTCCCGCTTTCGCAAAGGGAATAAGGTGCAGGAAGAAGAGCTGGATGAATCAGCCTTTCACGAAATGTTCCATGCTCAGCTGCAGAAAATGCCGAATCGCAAGCGGCAAATGCAGGAGCTGCTGAAGGATCAGCAGCAACAATCTACAGATCGGTTGAGGGATTCATGA
- a CDS encoding response regulator, protein MANRILIVDDAAFMRMMVRDILTKNGFEVVGEAQDGAQAIEKYKELHPDLVTMDITMPEMDGIAALKEIKKMDPNAKVIMCSAMGQQAMVIDAIQAGAKDFIVKPFQSDRVIEAINKTLGI, encoded by the coding sequence ATGGCAAACCGAATTCTAATCGTAGACGATGCAGCATTTATGAGAATGATGGTCCGTGACATTTTAACGAAGAACGGGTTCGAGGTTGTCGGTGAAGCCCAGGATGGGGCACAGGCTATCGAAAAATATAAGGAATTGCATCCCGACCTGGTCACCATGGATATTACAATGCCTGAGATGGACGGGATTGCAGCATTGAAGGAAATCAAGAAAATGGATCCGAATGCAAAAGTAATTATGTGCTCAGCGATGGGGCAACAGGCGATGGTTATCGATGCGATCCAAGCTGGAGCCAAGGATTTCATTGTTAAGCCATTCCAATCTGATCGGGTAATTGAAGCGATCAACAAAACCTTGGGAATATAG
- the fliY gene encoding flagellar motor switch phosphatase FliY codes for MTSKDYLSQEEIDALLKQANQDTPTEPTVSDYLTPLEQDALGEIGNITFGSAATALSTLLSKKVDITTPKVSIITRSQFESEFPKPHVAVHVQYVDGFEGMNSLVIKTRDAQVIADLMLGGDGSPDDAELNEIHISAVQEAMNQMMGSSATSMSTIFNRFVNISPPGIDILNMTNGTGINNLPSDEILIKVSFRLTIGDLIDSTIMQLLTVKFAKEMVESLINGSVTEPVKQETAAAAAPPAPAYEPPAPTYNAPSMPSQPMPQQQGYYYPPQERPMAEPQHFGAVPGRNLNVQPVQFANFGNPALGHIDENNLNLLMDIPLKVTVELGRTQKQIKDILELSQGSIIELDKLAGEPVDILVNNKLIAKGEVVVIDENFGVRVTDIVSQWDRIQKLQ; via the coding sequence TTGACGAGTAAAGACTATTTATCCCAGGAAGAGATTGACGCCCTCCTGAAGCAGGCTAATCAGGATACACCCACTGAACCAACAGTATCGGATTATTTGACGCCGCTTGAGCAGGATGCGCTGGGTGAAATCGGCAACATTACGTTCGGAAGTGCGGCGACCGCACTGTCCACATTGTTAAGCAAGAAGGTCGATATTACGACCCCTAAGGTATCGATTATTACGCGCTCTCAATTTGAATCTGAATTCCCTAAACCGCATGTTGCTGTTCATGTCCAATATGTTGACGGGTTTGAAGGAATGAATTCACTGGTCATCAAGACTAGAGATGCTCAGGTTATCGCCGATCTGATGCTCGGTGGTGACGGCAGTCCGGATGACGCGGAATTAAATGAAATTCATATCAGCGCCGTTCAGGAAGCAATGAATCAGATGATGGGTTCGTCGGCTACTTCCATGTCGACCATTTTTAACCGCTTCGTGAACATTTCGCCGCCGGGAATCGATATTCTGAACATGACGAACGGCACAGGAATCAATAATCTGCCATCAGATGAGATATTGATCAAAGTATCTTTCCGACTGACCATTGGCGACCTGATCGATTCTACGATCATGCAGCTGCTGACAGTGAAATTCGCCAAGGAAATGGTAGAAAGCTTGATTAATGGTTCCGTCACAGAGCCAGTTAAGCAGGAGACCGCAGCAGCAGCAGCGCCGCCGGCACCAGCTTATGAGCCACCTGCTCCTACATATAATGCGCCGTCCATGCCGTCTCAGCCCATGCCCCAGCAGCAAGGATATTATTATCCGCCGCAGGAACGGCCGATGGCTGAACCGCAGCATTTTGGAGCGGTACCGGGACGCAATCTGAACGTTCAACCGGTACAGTTCGCTAACTTTGGAAATCCAGCTTTAGGTCATATAGATGAAAATAATTTAAACTTACTGATGGACATTCCCCTTAAAGTCACCGTAGAATTAGGAAGGACCCAAAAGCAAATTAAGGATATCTTGGAATTATCGCAGGGCTCGATCATTGAACTCGATAAGCTTGCCGGTGAGCCAGTAGACATTCTGGTGAACAACAAGCTGATCGCCAAGGGTGAAGTCGTGGTCATTGATGAGAACTTTGGCGTTCGCGTCACAGATATCGTTAGCCAATGGGATCGAATACAAAAATTACAATAG